One window of the Cryptomeria japonica chromosome 7, Sugi_1.0, whole genome shotgun sequence genome contains the following:
- the LOC131048990 gene encoding probable disease resistance protein At1g61300, which yields MEYVLVSVVVEKLGGMMIDQINKEASLLLNFRKDFEWLRKKLANIRSYLGEIDLQAAHDKAVKDWLLEVAEIAFDAEDILDLCALQSQGTTNNDIPKSSCVCAFSYSQLVFWYKMARRIKDVKYRVRYIMKDSGKELKLVRDLTHTDQPSTCTLLKNVMWRGIPQMEIDSRPVGIYDKVRYVLHLMDDPAAPVIAVVGMGGVGKTFLMKNVFDRAKDKFEKSIWLDISQTYSLEKLQADLASEINLNEVVYGRVTKVQAAKLIHDHLASKRCLIVLDDVWRATGEEDLISALGIPRGSDSQCKIVVTARNRNVCGNMEARVYDVPPLSEEESWNLFCAYAFPDCRQNQLPHHLEGIARQIEGECGRLPLAVKTVAASLARESSSREWESKLGQLKAVSHTDDPVMQILKLSYDSLPANLKPCFVYLSFFPEDEEIEFQYLINLWVAEGCVPEGEDQLDIGWKYIRDLQNLCLVERVGDLYDQENKMFKLHDLLLDLAISISKQGQCVFSTEEAFKNGPTVQMSRKYRRILMAKKNMADGDVNVMANGRAYSASRLRTLSFSENRGIQNIPASLLGGARVLRVLDLSGTDILSLPDCVGDLKLLRVLNLKMTKISKVPECVRKNKSLHFLNISWCRNLEQFPEWIGELSCLRHLDIRPSHEKQFDGSMPKGISKLVSLQVLKIDDDNKLSVQQNEFLMLEHFVNLVNLREVRIDINHWVELKSIEDGILATLVKMRNLTIYNRSGAHGRGNLPPLSEKMLAMKDLEYLYLDSFAVPNWILGFSNLTQLELWECHCAKYPALEMMPNLTKLQLYFNTICRALPTGFGKSGGFPKLRSFTINLLCVLEELPEFEDGAMPLLEILQVYECRNLKQVPRGLERLKSLKECCFDNTGVTHMLEKGGGLWNKMERSNPNVRIRSSSSNAK from the coding sequence ATGGAATATGTTTTGGTTAGTGTTGTGGTTGAAAAACTCGGCGGGATGATGATAGACCAGATAAATAAGGAGGCTTCGCTTCTTCTTAACTTCAGAAAGGACTTTGAATGGCTGAGGAAGAAGCTTGCAAACATACGTAGCTATCTCGGAGAAATAGATCTTCAAGCTGCACACGATAAGGCCGTGAAAGACTGGCTGCTGGAAGTTGCAGAAATTGCTTTCGATGCAGAGGACATACTAGACTTATGTGCTCTTCAATCTCAAGGTACTACTAATAATGATATCCCCAAATCCTCTTGTGTCTGTGCTTTCAGTTATTCTCAATTAGTGTTCTGGTATAAAATGGCACGTCGGATTAAGGACGTGAAATATAGAGTAAGGTATATTATGAAAGATTCTGGAAAGGAGCTTAAGCTTGTTAGGGATCTGACCCATACAGATCAACCCTCCACTTGTACATTACTGAAGAATGTAATGTGGAGGGGAATACCTCAGATGGAGATAGATTCACGACCAGTGGGTATCTATGACAAGGTTAGATATGTCCTCCACTTAATGGATGACCCTGCTGCTCCTGTCATTGCCGTCGTGGGAATGGGCGGCGTGGGGAAGACGTTCCTAATGAAAAATGTTTTTGACAGAGCAAAAGACAAGTTTGAGAAGTCAATTTGGCTTGATATTTCTCAGACTTACTCCCTTGAAAAGTTGCAAGCTGATTTGGCCTCGGAAATAAATCTGAATGAGGTCGTTTATGGAAGGGTAACTAAGGTGCAGGCAGCAAAGTTGATTCATGATCATTTAGCAAGCAAAAGGTGTCTCATTGTGCTTGATGATGTGTGGAGGGCAACCGGGGAAGAAGATTTGATATCTGCACTCGGCATTCCAAGGGGAAGTGACAGCCAGTGCAAAATTGTGGTCACCGCAAGAAACAGAAATGTGTGCGGAAACATGGAAGCTCGTGTTTATGACGTGCCACCTCTGTCAGAAGAAGAAAGCTGGAACCTGTTTTGCGCTTATGCCTTCCCTGACTGCCGGCAAAATCAGCTTCCACATCATCTTGAAGGGATTGCTCGTCAAATTGAAGGGGAATGTGGGAGATTGCCCTTGGCTGTTAAAACAGTGGCAGCATCTCTGGCGAGAGAGAGTTCGTCAAGGGAGTGGGAATCCAAACTGGGGCAGCTAAAAGCAGTATCACATACCGACGATCCAGTTATGCAGATTCTGAAGCTGAGTTATGATTCTCTCCCTGCTAATCTTAAACCCTGTTTTGTatatctttctttctttcctgaagaTGAGGAAATAGAGTTCCAATATCTTATAAACCTGTGGGTGGCAGAAGGATGTGTCCCTGAAGGAGAGGACCAGTTAGATATTGGATGGAAGTATATACGTGATCTTCAGAACCTATGTTTGGTTGAAAGAGTAGGAGACCTTTAtgatcaagaaaataaaatgtttaaattgCATGATTTGCTGCTGGATTTGGCCATTAGTATATCAAAACAAGGTCAATGTGTATTTAGTACAGAGGAAGCCTTCAAGAACGGTCCAACTGTGCAAATGAGTAGGAAGTACAGAAGGATTTTAATGGCCAAGAAAAACATGGCCGATGGTGATGTAAATGTAATGGCAAATGGCAGGGCATATTCTGCATCACGCCTTCGCACTCTATCATTCTCAGAAAATAGAGGTATTCAAAACATTCCGGCAAGCTTGCTTGGTGGTGCCAGAGTATTGCGTGTTCTTGACTTGAGTGGCACTGACATCTTGTCATTGCCTGATTGTGTTGGAGATTTGAAGCTCCTCAGAGTTTTGAATTTAAAGATGACCAAAATTAGTAAGGTACCAGAATGTGTGAGAAAAAATAAGAGTCTTCATTTCCTTAACATTTCTTGGTGCCGGAATCTAGAACAGTTTCCTGAGTGGATTGGTGAGCTCAGTTGCCTGAGACATCTAGATATACGCCCAAGCCATGAGAAACAATTTGACGGATCGATGCCCAAGGGAATATCCAAGCTTGTGTCTTTACAGGTCCTAAAAATAGATGATGACAACAAACTATCTGTTCAGCAGAATGAATTTTTAATGTTGGAGCATTTTGTGAATTTGGTCAACCTCCGAGAAGTGCGAATAGATATAAATCATTGGGTTGAATTGAAAAGTATAGAAGATGGAATCCTTGCCACATTGGTGAAGATGCGTAATTTGACAATATACAATAGAAGTGGTGCGCATGGACGAGGTAATCTTCCACCTCTATCGGAGAAAATGTTAGCTATGAAAGATCTTGAATACCTCTATCTAGATTCATTTGCAGTGCCAAATTGGATATTGGGCTTCTCAAATCTGACGCAATTGGAGTTATGGGAATGCCATTGTGCTAAATATCCAGCACTAGAAATGATGCCCAACTTAACAAAGTTGCAATTGTATTTTAATACTATTTGTAGGGCATTGCCAACAGGGTTTGGGAAGTCTGGGGGATTCCCTAAGCTACGTTCTTTTACAATCAATTTACTTTGTGTGTTAGAGGAGTTGCCAGAATTTGAGGATGGAGCGATGCCACTCCTGGAGATATTACAAGTATATGAATGTCGCAATTTGAAGCAAGTTCCACGTGGATTGGAGCGTCTTAAAAGTTTGAAAGAGTGCTGCTTTGACAACACAGGAGTGACACATATGTTGGAGAAGGGTGGGGGATTATGGAATAAAATGGAACGCAGTAACCCCAATGTTAGAATCAGAAGTTCCTCGTCAAATGCAAAATAG